A stretch of the Flavobacterium aquiphilum genome encodes the following:
- a CDS encoding c-type cytochrome — protein sequence MKKVVKWFLSLVVIFVVTVLLYVKLALPNVGKMEYLSVRPTASKLERGKYLANHVCVCMDCHSTRNWNEFSGPLVDGTIGKGGEVFDQRFGFPGSFYSKNITPSGIGDWSDAEVLRAIASGVSKNGQALFPIMPHPHFGQMDKEDLESIIVYLRTLKPIENIVPESKADFPMNFIINTIPKEPRFSKKPNVHDAVAYGSYLFNAASCSECHTKHEKGEPIEGMELAGGFEFPMVTGGIARSANITQDKVTGIGKWSEADFVKRFKSYTDSTYVSNKVVKGNFNTVMPWTMYGGMNEQDLKSIYAYLKTIKPIHNNVVKFVNP from the coding sequence ATGAAGAAAGTTGTCAAATGGTTCTTATCATTAGTTGTCATTTTTGTTGTGACCGTCTTATTGTATGTGAAATTGGCTTTGCCTAACGTTGGTAAGATGGAGTATCTAAGTGTTAGGCCAACAGCAAGTAAATTAGAAAGAGGAAAATATCTGGCTAACCATGTTTGTGTTTGTATGGATTGTCATTCTACAAGAAATTGGAATGAGTTTTCGGGGCCATTGGTAGATGGAACTATTGGTAAAGGAGGAGAGGTTTTTGATCAAAGGTTTGGTTTTCCGGGTAGTTTTTATTCTAAAAATATAACTCCTTCAGGTATTGGTGACTGGTCTGATGCTGAAGTTTTAAGAGCAATTGCTAGCGGTGTTTCCAAAAATGGACAAGCATTGTTTCCTATAATGCCACACCCTCATTTTGGTCAAATGGATAAAGAAGATTTGGAGTCAATAATTGTTTATTTAAGAACTTTAAAACCTATTGAAAATATAGTGCCAGAATCGAAGGCAGATTTTCCGATGAACTTTATAATTAATACCATACCGAAAGAACCTCGTTTTTCGAAAAAACCGAACGTACATGATGCTGTTGCTTATGGAAGTTACTTATTTAATGCTGCATCCTGTTCAGAATGTCATACCAAACATGAAAAAGGAGAACCTATTGAAGGAATGGAATTGGCAGGTGGTTTTGAGTTTCCTATGGTGACCGGCGGTATTGCGCGATCGGCAAATATTACACAAGATAAAGTGACCGGAATAGGTAAGTGGTCTGAAGCCGATTTTGTTAAACGTTTCAAATCTTATACAGACAGTACTTATGTGTCGAATAAGGTAGTAAAAGGGAATTTTAATACCGTTATGCCCTGGACAATGTATGGCGGCATGAATGAGCAGGATTTGAAGTCAATTTATGCGTATCTAAAAACAATTAAACCAATACATAACAATGTGGTTAAATTTGTGAATCCATAA
- the pafA gene encoding alkaline phosphatase PafA, with the protein MRKIILFLACVFSFNSQAQQRPKLVVGIVVDQMRMEYLYRFSDDFSTRGFKRLMDNGFTYHNMNYNYVPTFTAPGHASIYTGTTPAVHGILGNDWYVRPAGKSMYCTDDASVKTLVPGTEKEGAMSPKNLLSTTITDELRMSTNFKGKVIGVSIKDRGAILPAGHFANWAFWCTKSGDFISSSFYGDKMPGWVTQFNAEKNFMKYIDKGWSLLKPIDTYNESLPDNNPYEGSLDKDVPPVFPYDLKKIYNEKGMEVLKTTPFGNDFLAELAMRAIEKEELGKDNITDFLTFSFSSTDYVGHTYGPRSMEIQDTYLRLDLTIATFLDYLDKTVGKDNYLVFLTADHAVAENAIYLKDRKLSVDNIPAKEIFASLSKFSTDTFGVNLVLNYSNFNVFLDREVIKQKGLELTKVKQSFKDFLMGQVYVKRVYTQEDILAGSAQDYYLNFIFKGYDSKQSGDLVILEGPGYLESYGIGTGTTHGTPNSYDTNVPLLFYGWHVPQGESNKKEYITEIAPTLSKMLKITTPNGTESQVLEELFVKK; encoded by the coding sequence ATGAGAAAAATTATTTTGTTTTTAGCTTGTGTTTTTTCTTTCAATAGCCAAGCGCAGCAACGACCTAAATTAGTTGTTGGAATTGTAGTCGATCAAATGAGAATGGAGTATTTATACCGGTTTTCGGATGATTTTTCAACAAGAGGTTTTAAAAGATTGATGGATAATGGGTTTACGTACCACAATATGAATTATAATTATGTGCCCACATTTACTGCACCTGGTCATGCTTCTATCTACACCGGTACAACTCCTGCTGTACATGGAATATTAGGGAATGATTGGTATGTTCGTCCTGCAGGAAAAAGTATGTATTGTACTGATGATGCTAGTGTTAAAACGTTAGTGCCAGGAACTGAAAAGGAAGGGGCGATGTCTCCAAAAAATCTTTTGAGTACTACAATTACCGATGAATTAAGGATGTCGACTAACTTTAAAGGGAAAGTAATTGGAGTGAGTATTAAGGATCGAGGAGCTATTTTGCCAGCGGGTCATTTTGCGAATTGGGCTTTTTGGTGTACAAAATCTGGGGACTTTATTTCAAGCAGTTTTTATGGTGATAAAATGCCGGGTTGGGTTACTCAGTTCAATGCTGAGAAGAATTTTATGAAATATATTGATAAAGGTTGGAGCTTGTTGAAACCGATTGATACTTATAATGAAAGTTTGCCCGATAATAATCCTTATGAAGGAAGTTTGGATAAAGATGTTCCTCCTGTATTTCCTTATGATTTGAAGAAAATTTATAATGAAAAAGGGATGGAGGTCTTGAAAACAACTCCGTTTGGAAATGATTTCTTGGCTGAATTAGCTATGAGAGCTATCGAAAAAGAAGAGTTAGGTAAAGATAATATTACCGATTTCTTGACTTTTAGTTTCTCGTCTACCGATTATGTAGGACATACTTATGGTCCGCGTTCTATGGAGATTCAAGATACTTATTTGCGTTTGGATCTTACTATTGCTACTTTTTTGGATTATTTAGACAAAACTGTAGGAAAGGATAATTATTTGGTTTTCTTGACAGCAGACCACGCTGTTGCAGAAAATGCGATTTATTTGAAAGATCGTAAATTAAGTGTGGATAATATCCCAGCAAAAGAGATTTTTGCTTCTTTGAGTAAATTCTCAACAGATACTTTTGGTGTTAATTTAGTGTTGAACTATTCTAATTTCAATGTTTTCTTGGATAGAGAAGTTATCAAGCAAAAAGGATTAGAATTGACTAAAGTAAAGCAAAGTTTTAAAGATTTTTTGATGGGGCAAGTATATGTAAAACGAGTGTACACACAGGAAGATATTTTGGCTGGTTCTGCTCAGGATTATTATCTAAATTTCATATTTAAAGGGTATGATTCTAAGCAAAGTGGGGATCTTGTTATTCTTGAAGGGCCTGGATATTTAGAGAGTTATGGAATAGGTACCGGAACTACACATGGCACACCAAATAGTTATGATACCAATGTGCCGTTGCTTTTTTATGGTTGGCATGTTCCGCAAGGAGAATCCAATAAAAAAGAATATATCACTGAAATTGCACCTACACTATCTAAAATGCTTAAAATCACGACTCCAAACGGTACGGAATCACAAGTTTTAGAAGAGTTATTTGTGAAAAAATAA